The following DNA comes from Methanosarcina vacuolata Z-761.
CCTCAATAATTTTCTCAGCTTTTTTGAAATCAGAAGTAGTAATTTCCATTTCTTTAACCAGGCTGTTGCTTCGGGTGAAACAGATATAAGCACGGTTTACTTCAATACTGTAATTTTCTCGGATCAAAAGAGCCTGTAAAACCAATTGAAACTTATAGGTTTTAAAAATCTTGTCTTTATACTCGGCAAATTTGTACTCAAGAGGAGCAGCAGTCCCGTCTTCAAGAAAAAGCACCTCATCAACTATTCCCTTTATATGGTGCTGTTTTGAAGCAATGAATACGTCGCTATCTTTCCTCATGCAGTTAAGTTTCTTTCTCACGTAATCCCTGTTGGTTAGTTTCCTTGTTTCATGGACCTCGCGTCCTTTAATAACCTTGAACCTTTTCTCTTCATGCTGGGGAATGTCGAGACAGTACATATAGTAGATAAAACGGGAGCAAAAAAGGTATTCAAGAACGTCTGAAATTCGGATTATTGATCCTGAATCGTTTTCAGAATTAGGCTCAATGTATGTTCCTTCTTCATTATCAGGATCATTTTCAGGATCATTTTCAGGATCATTTTTAGGAGTTATATCTTTTTCACAACCGGTTTCAGCCCGCTGCTCAATTACCGCACACTCAGAAGAGCTACCTTCTTTGAGAGCAAAATTCGTCATACTTACCTCAAAACTCAGAAGAATTTGGTAATCACTTCATCACTGACAAGCTCCTTATCAAAAGCCTGGCCGAGAAGCTGGACTTTCTTGAATGACTGTTCATCCATCGGAAAAATATACACAGAATCACGTTCGGTGTCAATCAGTTCTTCGCATTCAAGTCCCAGAGAGTCTCTGTCATTCGTATTTAAGTCTCCCAGAAAAACACTTTTCTGAACCCTATAAAGCCCATAGCTCTTACAGCGGTCACTTACTTTCTGGCGAGTCCTGTTATCCGTAATGTCATATATTACCCAGACAAGCAAACCCAGTCCCCCATTCTTATTTTTATAAAATCTTTATTTTTCAAATCATTCTTTTATCGAATCGTTGCGTTACTGTTTCACAAACTTATCGTGTTAAAAGCTTTATTTCCCGATCAAGCTGTTTGCAATCCTATGACAGTCAAACTGGATTGTATTTCCAATTTTTATGTTCCTTCCCTTGTAGCTTATTTCTTTATCAAAAGTTTCATTGACAGCCTGGATGAGTACAGCTTTACCCTCTTTGTTGAGAGTCATTCCATTAGGGATTTCATCAAAAAAGCTGTCTGAAACCTGCTTTTTCGAAAAAAGATTGAAAACTGTCCTGTCAATGTGGATGCGGTACATTTCTATCAGATCAAACACAAACGACTTTTTGTTATAATCATCTGTGTGGTTAAAACCGACATAAGGATCAAGCCCTGCTATAATACACGCCTTTTCCACCCTTGAATATAAAACCCCATATCCATAATTCAAAAGGCAGTTGAACTCGTCCTTTGCAGGGTTCCGGCTCCTGCCATTGAATTTCCACCTGTCAGGCAAAAGAAAACTCAGAGCTTGAAAATAGTACCTGGAAGCCATCCCCTCAAGGCCCATTATTTTTCCCCGCATCTCGTCAAGTTTCCCCTCAAGGGCTTCAAGCTGAGCTTTCATGTCTTCCATTCCAGAAATATAATCGTCAAGTTCGTCCTTCTGGTCAGGTCTGTTCTTTTTGAGGTCTTTCAAAAAAAGGATCTGGCTGTCAATCTTCTGCTCAATCCAGCCTTTTGCAAGCCTGAACCCTTTGGGCTCGTCCGAAATTTCAAGCTGCCTTCTTCTTATGTAAGTTGTGCTTCCGAGTTTTGAGTGCCACACTCGTCCGTAAGGGTCTCCAAAATTATCCAGAAAAACGATATCAATATTGTTTTCTACTGCAAATTTGATGGCATCGGTTGTTATGGTTGCAGAAGTTGTAATCAAAATGCTGTCAACTTTCTTTTCAGAGACCTCGAAGGTTTTGTCGTCAACTTTTACAAAAAAGCAGTTGTTTTGCTTTTTCAGGAATGAACCGCGGGTGTTGATTACAAGCTGCATCTTTTCACCGTTCCAAAACCGCGAGATACGGATTTTCCAATACCGAAATAGTCGGGGATAAGGAAATTTGTGATAAAAGACCCTTTGAACGTAGCAATTTCCACTCCTTTCATTTTACTGCTACCGGGATGCAAATTTATCTCACATTTTATTTGCTCTGGAACAGTATACCCAAGGGACTTGGACATTGAAAGTATATTTCCGACTAGGGTCTTTTGAAGGAGTTCTTTTTGTTCGGCGGTTCCTATTTTCTTGTATCGATCTGTAAAATTTTCCTGATTGAGGGCAAACCAGGGAGTCTCAAATCTATAGGTGTGAAATTTGTCTGAAATGCCGAAATCCTGTTCTTTAAGAGATATCTTCTTTTCCAGGATTTCATATGTTGATTCGCCTAGCTCTATTTTTTCATATTTATTGAAAATTTCCTGAAGGACTTCTAAACCCTCGTTTATCCCGAAAACTAGAGGAATTCCTTTCAAAATTTTATATTGAACCAGGGGATACATATAGATAACTTTATCACAGTTATGTTGATGCAAAAGTGTATACTCATTAAACCGGGTAGCGAAAAAACCTCGAAGTTTTGAGGCGTTTGTTCCTACTTTTCGGTCAGGAACAAGGGTTAGAGTCAGCGTTTTGACTTTCATATCAATCACACATCATGGTGGACTTTAATTCAAAAACAAAACCGGTTTCAGGATCATAATAATGTTTTATTTGTTCAAAAGGAATATATCCTATATTGAGATCCTCTAGTTCTTCACAGGAAAAGTCTTTTTTAGGCACCGAAATGATGTATTCATTGAATTGTTTCCTGATGGACAAGAATTTCTCTTTTCTATCCAGTGGATTTTTAAGTGATTTCATTACGAGGTATTCTTTCCAGATTTCAGTAGCTTCTTTATCATTTTCTACAAACACATCTATTTTTTCGTATCCTGCTTTGTCATCTATTAACCTGAAATCGGATGTAAGCATTTTGAATTTAAGCTCATTTATGTATGAGAGTAGCTCTTTGGACTCATCTTCACTTGAAGTATCTTTAACTTTCCTGAAATAGTTGTTATTTAAAAAGAGCAGGTCTTTTTCATAAATTTCAGAGGGAAACTCTTTCAACACTTCTTTTGTTTTGTCAATAAGAAAACTCGAATATATATATCGATGAAACTCTTTCCTTTCATCTTTCAGAACCACAATATTTACTTGTCCTCGAGAACTCTTAGAAGAATTCCTGTTACATCTCCCTGAAACCTGATTTATTGAGTCAATTGTGGCAAAATCTCTGTAAACAATATCCACGTCTATATCTACTCCGGCTTCTATAAGCTGTGTGCTAACAATAATTTTTCTTTTTTCCGATTTTTCTTTAATCATCTTAATTTTCTTAAGCCTCTCTTTTGGAATAATGTTAGTAGAAAGATAATAATAATCACTATTTTCAAGTTTTAAATTCTTTAAATGGTTAAATACCTCCAGAGACGATTTAACAGTGTTCAATACAAACAAAAAGTCCTTTTCTGGATTCTTTTTGACTTCTGATTCAATTATTTCCTTGAAATGATCCATGCCCATTTGATTCAGATTTATTTCTAACTTAACTCGATCAAATTCCCTGAAATACGTATCTTTATTTTTTACCAGCTCAACAATTTCCCCTTTTTCAGGATCAAAAATGAGAGGTTGAGTTGCGGTTACAAAAATGAAGTATGTATTAAAATATTCTGCAAAACCCGAAATGATCTGTTTTAACAGTAGCCAGTACTTATGAGGAATTGACTGGATTTCATCAAGTATTACAATCGAATTTGCAATTGTATGAAATTTCCTGAGGGAGCGATTTTTATTAGATACAATTGTGTGGAAAAACTGGACAAATGTGGTTACGACTATCTCAGCGTTCCACCCCTCGATTAAAAATAAACCTTTAAGCCCTTCAAATTCTTCATCGTCTTGCGTTCTATAAAATATATCTGCAAGGTGATGATGTTTAAGTAGCACCTCCTCAGAAGGATTTGCGATCTCAACTGTCTTAAAAACATCTTCAAAAACATCGTAATTCTGGTCTATGATACTCAAGAAAGGTAGAGAATAAATTATTTTTGCCTTGATTCTCTTTTCCTCTCTTAATCTTGCTTTCAATTTTAATGCAAAAGAAAGTGATGTGAGAGTTTTTCCCGAACCTGTAGGGACACTTATCGAATATATTTTTTTATTAAGATCAAGTTTCTCAATACTTTCTGTAACTTCCTCATAAATCTCGTTACGCACTTTATTCATTATACCTTCATTATTTTGGAAACCCTTTTCTACCTTGTACTTATCCACAAGTTCAGGTGAAATTTCGATATCACTGGAAACATCGATAGAAGACGCATCTACCTTATCAGAGTTTATAAGAATTGAGTAAAGAGTTAATGTAATCAAATAATAACCTGTAAATTGCTCCTTCTTGAGCAATTTTATGAATTTCCTTCTATTTTTTAAAATTTCGTCAGTGATGGAACGGTGCTCATTGCAGAAAGTATCCATATCAAAAGAAATATTATACCCATCAAATAACGTTTCATATATTGTTTTCAATTCACCTGTATCTAATGACCTTATTTGAAGATCAATAATTTCAAGAGTATCTTCATCTAGTTCTAGTATTTCATCCTCAGCGTCTTTCAGGTTTCCATGATGCCTTTTTACAATAAGATATCCTATGATAGGAATATATTCCAGAATATTTTTATCATTAAGTGAATCTACATACTTTTTTAATATGTAATAGGTAAAAATAGCTGAGATCAAGCCATGATGATATTCTTTTTTATTTTTTAAGCTCCTCTGGATGGAAGGATTAGTCTCCAAAAGATACCTTTGAAAATACCCTGTGCCTTTCCCAAAATCGTGACAAACTCCTATAAGATATGTCATTTTTGAAAAAGTATTTTCATCAATTCCAAACTTTTCCAGTGATAAACTTTTCTCCTTACTGGTTGAGATTGATTTGTTTCCTACGTTGGATAAGTGTCTAAATAATAGTTTATCGGGATGGGAACGAAGATGGAAATCACATGAAGACAATTCCTTCTCCATTCTCAAGCCTCCAGAGATTACTTACATTAGCAAGAATGCATTTTGCATTTTTTTCAAACAAAATTTTGCCATATTCTGTAACTTCCCTATTTGGAAGCATTTCTATTGGAATAGTTTCTGAAAAATACTCTTTTCCTTCTTCAAAACTGATTTTTATTAGCTCTTTTTCAGGAATTACAGAATGGATTTCCCTTTCGGAATCTGAAAGTTCACTGACAGCTTCCATTTCTCCTATGAATTCATAATTAGCAATGTGTTCACTCAGACCGAGACACAGAGTATACACCGATTTGTGTTCTTTCAACATAGAATAAAGTTTGTTATATACTTCCTCAGAAGAATGAGAAAAATATATCCTGTATTTTACATCTTTCAATACTTCGAATCTGATCTGGGTTCTGGTCTTTATTCTGCTCATCATAGGAGCAATTTTAGTGTCGATTAAATTTTCTGAAATTCTGGTCTTTTTAATAGGATGACTTATTTTTACCGCAATATTTGCCTTTTCTTTAGAGAAATACTGCAGATACTCGTCTTTTCCAAACCCTTCTATAGCACCAATCATTCCTGCAATAGCCGTTCTAGGAGGAATAGAATATGTAAGGGGAGAAGTTGTAGTATAGTGTTTTCGGAAATGACCGAATTCTCCCCATACATCGAACACTAATACTTTCATGTTCTTAGCTCACATTGTTAGTATTTTAGTATTAATCCCGGCTTCCACAAGGCTTTTTTCAAAGTCAATCTCTTCTTCGTCATATGTAAACGTAATCGACTCATCCGAGCAAATCTGGGCATTTTCAATTTTATCTTTGTTTTTACCCAATACATCAATCAGCCTCTGGACCTCAATCTTTACCTGTGAAATATCCCGAATCTCTTCATCTATCAAATCAGACTTAAGACTGAAAAGGTTATTCAGATCTCCAATGTGATAATTTCCTTCTTTGTAATTTACTTTGAACAGGAGGCGGGGAACCTGGCCGACTTTTGACCTGGAAATAAGGTTCTTAGTTCCATTCCACATTCCATCAAGAAGCAGGTCTATATCTTCCTCTGAAAGTTTCGTATCCTTAGCCGCGTTTTCATTAATAATTCCGTAAAAACTTATCAAAGAATAAGGTAAGAAATCTTCTTCACGAAACGTTTTTTGACTGGCTCCTTCCTTCGAAGCAAAAGCTCCCGTTCCACGGAAATGTTTCATGAAGACCTTATGCATTGATCTGCCTATCTTAAACTGTACAGGACCAGTATGAGTTATTGAACCGGTTTCATTTTTATTTCCCTTTTTGACTTTAAGTTCAAGTGGGACAGTTCCTCCAAATAAACGAACGTCAATACAATCAGCCAGAAGTTTCTCATTAATGGCGTTTTTACCAGTTTCGAATGAATCAAGAGGCTCGTCAATTGCCAAAAAATCTTTTGCCCTCATTTTTGCATCCTGAATAGAACCGTTTTCAGCTGAGATTTCCCTAACAAAAATTTCCTTACCTCTAAACTTGTAGAGATGATCACGTATTGTTCTCTTAAGCCTGACATCTGTTACAAGGTTTATTCCTGTTTCTTCATCAATACGTGGTTTATTTTCATCAAGTGGATCTCCGTTTGGATTTCCATCTTTTATATCATACAAAAATACAATTTCAGATCTTCTGTTTACTTCAGTCATTTTTAATCTCCTTTTCAGGTTTAGGTGACTTTAAAAGGTTTGATAGATTCATACCAAGAACAAAATAAAAACTGATTTCATCGTTTGACATTTTCCAATTATTGCCAGACTGAATCATATATTTTGAGATCAGAGATTCAAGTTCTTTATAATAATTAGCATCATACTCTTCTAGTTTATTTATGATTTCAGGGAAGAGCCTTTTTATATAACGCTCATCAAGATTCAGGCCTCGAAGTTTAGTTCTGAAAGGAGCGCTTCCACGCTGAAATTTTTGAATATTTAGTAAATACTGAACAAGTGTGCCTTCTAAAAAAATAGCCTTCTTTGCATCGGTATTGAAAAAATGTTCAAATTCCGAAAAGACAACATTTGCTCGCTCCTCATAACCATTGTTTTCCTTTGGTGCCATGTCCCCTAATAAAGTAGATAAATTCGTAGAATTCACACAATTACCTCCTGTATAATTTCCAAGCAAACATAAATTACTTAAAAAGTCTAACATTTGGAATCCTAAAAATAGAGAATACCTTATTGGATTTTCATTTCTGAAATCTTTTCGAATACGCCGCATAATATACTTTAACAGAAAATCATAATCAATTGATGTTCCTGTAAATATCCCGTTTGTGATTTCTAAAAAGTATTTGTTTAAATCAGGGTCATCTAGAGTATTAGGGAAGAACCATCTTACATTACCTAATGTAAATTGGATGGATTTTACTTCGGTATCATTAGAATAATAATTACTGAATATTTTTCTTTTGTCAACGATTTCTTTGAATTTGAAAAGATCTCTTAACCTTGAAGGAAGAATGTCCTCTATATACAAAAGAATTCGATATGCAGAATTGGACTTTTCATAAAATTGGAAATTAAAATTAAGATAATCATCCTCTTCACTTAGAATTTCAAGGATATCGTTTTCATTAGCTGTCAAAAATCTTTTATACTCTTTATTAAATGTAAATTTTTTCTCATTGAATTTCTCAAAAGTATCGAAAAGGTCCTCGTTAGTGCTATTATTAAGTAGCTTGGGGATAATGAGGAAATTAAACCCATAAAAACCAAAAGACATGTATTTTTCGATATATTCTCTTCCCGCTGTAATTTTCAAGGCACATTCGAGGCAAACGGGGTTATTTCTCCATGCCTTACTTTGGTCAAATCCTCCACTAACAAATCCCCGCTTATCTACGGTATAGAATTCATAAGGTGTAACAAAACCATAAACTTCTCTATGTGTTTTGCAAATAGAACATATTTTATTATCGGCTTTGGAGATAATACCATATTTACTGTAAAACTTGGAAGCCCCATTGTTCTTAAGGATCTTACGAAATACTTCAAAATCTCCGACATATCTGATGAAGTCATTTTCTTCAATAATTAAGGTTAATATCGAGTTCTCCTTTGCATCGATAGAATTAAGTTTAGGTTCAAGATCTAAAAGTATTTTATCTTCATTCTCTTTTATACACTTTCCAAGAAGCTCCAAAAATTGGACTTCTTCATTGTCTAATATAGGCTTTGCTTCTTTCAAGGGCTTTGAAAACCAGCCTATAATCTTATTAGAAAACGTTTTTTTGAGTTCTGTGACTCGTGCAGTAGGAGTAATGTCTGGACCATTAGACGATCCTCTTTTATAGAGATATTTTACAATTTTTTCTTTTGAGTACTCTTGATGCTCGATTTCTTTAAACTCAAAAATGTTTTGGCAAGAGACCAACTTAATGCAAAATACATGTTTATAAGTTTCATTGCTTGCAGGATTTTCAACTAGAATTGACACAAAATCATTTAAATCCTTATTTTCTTTTTCGAGCGCATACTCACCAATTTCTTTCATCGCTTCGATCACAGAAATTACACCCTCTTAATATAGTATAATAGACCCAATGTTTAATTTATCACAATTATGCATCTTTGAAGTTTTCTCCATGATTTGTGAACCATTAGGGTTCATAGTTAACATATTATATATACATTTCTAAAAATTAATTATAAAAATATGTATATACTGTTAA
Coding sequences within:
- the cas4 gene encoding CRISPR-associated protein Cas4 is translated as MTNFALKEGSSSECAVIEQRAETGCEKDITPKNDPENDPENDPDNEEGTYIEPNSENDSGSIIRISDVLEYLFCSRFIYYMYCLDIPQHEEKRFKVIKGREVHETRKLTNRDYVRKKLNCMRKDSDVFIASKQHHIKGIVDEVLFLEDGTAAPLEYKFAEYKDKIFKTYKFQLVLQALLIRENYSIEVNRAYICFTRSNSLVKEMEITTSDFKKAEKIIEEILDIVQKGLYPKTTISSRKCVDCCYRNICV
- the cas2 gene encoding CRISPR-associated endonuclease Cas2, whose amino-acid sequence is MLVWVIYDITDNRTRQKVSDRCKSYGLYRVQKSVFLGDLNTNDRDSLGLECEELIDTERDSVYIFPMDEQSFKKVQLLGQAFDKELVSDEVITKFF
- the cas1 gene encoding CRISPR-associated endonuclease Cas1, yielding MQLVINTRGSFLKKQNNCFFVKVDDKTFEVSEKKVDSILITTSATITTDAIKFAVENNIDIVFLDNFGDPYGRVWHSKLGSTTYIRRRQLEISDEPKGFRLAKGWIEQKIDSQILFLKDLKKNRPDQKDELDDYISGMEDMKAQLEALEGKLDEMRGKIMGLEGMASRYYFQALSFLLPDRWKFNGRSRNPAKDEFNCLLNYGYGVLYSRVEKACIIAGLDPYVGFNHTDDYNKKSFVFDLIEMYRIHIDRTVFNLFSKKQVSDSFFDEIPNGMTLNKEGKAVLIQAVNETFDKEISYKGRNIKIGNTIQFDCHRIANSLIGK
- a CDS encoding CRISPR-associated endonuclease Cas6, producing MKVKTLTLTLVPDRKVGTNASKLRGFFATRFNEYTLLHQHNCDKVIYMYPLVQYKILKGIPLVFGINEGLEVLQEIFNKYEKIELGESTYEILEKKISLKEQDFGISDKFHTYRFETPWFALNQENFTDRYKKIGTAEQKELLQKTLVGNILSMSKSLGYTVPEQIKCEINLHPGSSKMKGVEIATFKGSFITNFLIPDYFGIGKSVSRGFGTVKRCSL
- a CDS encoding CRISPR-associated helicase/endonuclease Cas3 is translated as MEKELSSCDFHLRSHPDKLLFRHLSNVGNKSISTSKEKSLSLEKFGIDENTFSKMTYLIGVCHDFGKGTGYFQRYLLETNPSIQRSLKNKKEYHHGLISAIFTYYILKKYVDSLNDKNILEYIPIIGYLIVKRHHGNLKDAEDEILELDEDTLEIIDLQIRSLDTGELKTIYETLFDGYNISFDMDTFCNEHRSITDEILKNRRKFIKLLKKEQFTGYYLITLTLYSILINSDKVDASSIDVSSDIEISPELVDKYKVEKGFQNNEGIMNKVRNEIYEEVTESIEKLDLNKKIYSISVPTGSGKTLTSLSFALKLKARLREEKRIKAKIIYSLPFLSIIDQNYDVFEDVFKTVEIANPSEEVLLKHHHLADIFYRTQDDEEFEGLKGLFLIEGWNAEIVVTTFVQFFHTIVSNKNRSLRKFHTIANSIVILDEIQSIPHKYWLLLKQIISGFAEYFNTYFIFVTATQPLIFDPEKGEIVELVKNKDTYFREFDRVKLEINLNQMGMDHFKEIIESEVKKNPEKDFLFVLNTVKSSLEVFNHLKNLKLENSDYYYLSTNIIPKERLKKIKMIKEKSEKRKIIVSTQLIEAGVDIDVDIVYRDFATIDSINQVSGRCNRNSSKSSRGQVNIVVLKDERKEFHRYIYSSFLIDKTKEVLKEFPSEIYEKDLLFLNNNYFRKVKDTSSEDESKELLSYINELKFKMLTSDFRLIDDKAGYEKIDVFVENDKEATEIWKEYLVMKSLKNPLDRKEKFLSIRKQFNEYIISVPKKDFSCEELEDLNIGYIPFEQIKHYYDPETGFVFELKSTMMCD
- the cas5b gene encoding type I-B CRISPR-associated protein Cas5b, whose product is MKVLVFDVWGEFGHFRKHYTTTSPLTYSIPPRTAIAGMIGAIEGFGKDEYLQYFSKEKANIAVKISHPIKKTRISENLIDTKIAPMMSRIKTRTQIRFEVLKDVKYRIYFSHSSEEVYNKLYSMLKEHKSVYTLCLGLSEHIANYEFIGEMEAVSELSDSEREIHSVIPEKELIKISFEEGKEYFSETIPIEMLPNREVTEYGKILFEKNAKCILANVSNLWRLENGEGIVFM
- the cas7b gene encoding type I-B CRISPR-associated protein Cas7/Csh2; this encodes MTEVNRRSEIVFLYDIKDGNPNGDPLDENKPRIDEETGINLVTDVRLKRTIRDHLYKFRGKEIFVREISAENGSIQDAKMRAKDFLAIDEPLDSFETGKNAINEKLLADCIDVRLFGGTVPLELKVKKGNKNETGSITHTGPVQFKIGRSMHKVFMKHFRGTGAFASKEGASQKTFREEDFLPYSLISFYGIINENAAKDTKLSEEDIDLLLDGMWNGTKNLISRSKVGQVPRLLFKVNYKEGNYHIGDLNNLFSLKSDLIDEEIRDISQVKIEVQRLIDVLGKNKDKIENAQICSDESITFTYDEEEIDFEKSLVEAGINTKILTM
- a CDS encoding TIGR02556 family CRISPR-associated protein — encoded protein: MIEAMKEIGEYALEKENKDLNDFVSILVENPASNETYKHVFCIKLVSCQNIFEFKEIEHQEYSKEKIVKYLYKRGSSNGPDITPTARVTELKKTFSNKIIGWFSKPLKEAKPILDNEEVQFLELLGKCIKENEDKILLDLEPKLNSIDAKENSILTLIIEENDFIRYVGDFEVFRKILKNNGASKFYSKYGIISKADNKICSICKTHREVYGFVTPYEFYTVDKRGFVSGGFDQSKAWRNNPVCLECALKITAGREYIEKYMSFGFYGFNFLIIPKLLNNSTNEDLFDTFEKFNEKKFTFNKEYKRFLTANENDILEILSEEDDYLNFNFQFYEKSNSAYRILLYIEDILPSRLRDLFKFKEIVDKRKIFSNYYSNDTEVKSIQFTLGNVRWFFPNTLDDPDLNKYFLEITNGIFTGTSIDYDFLLKYIMRRIRKDFRNENPIRYSLFLGFQMLDFLSNLCLLGNYTGGNCVNSTNLSTLLGDMAPKENNGYEERANVVFSEFEHFFNTDAKKAIFLEGTLVQYLLNIQKFQRGSAPFRTKLRGLNLDERYIKRLFPEIINKLEEYDANYYKELESLISKYMIQSGNNWKMSNDEISFYFVLGMNLSNLLKSPKPEKEIKND